The following proteins are encoded in a genomic region of Neospora caninum Liverpool complete genome, chromosome XI:
- a CDS encoding putative sodium:solute symporter family domain-containing protein, giving the protein MASIPIRLWKGKGLSSVPPSSSPVICLPSRSLPRDCSRARTFQGEAKALASEVLFAVPPVPRDGRQPPASSLARLPPVCRSRALFPSADGRGRVDTSERGTAAGEREDGRGKGGNETGKGEGQTAQVPGRRWATVGDRDSPRCAANTHLSWPTRLPHPLKDRARKISSARLGEARRVPLERRRYFSVALRRCHSSTERDIVFSIFPRKSPESAGDAGDASEHKAERERSLWEGRRVQERGVKQKAGGWRTPERCGSLGERRRGSGSRALGEGLKKPTDVSGSPERGEREDKGRQDGILCDGGEAVKDVKDAEGDADTLAWTQEQDEMKRQLEKLLSTPKHVALWLNALAGQLERMQRRQNQPPNRRETLAEEKTQGGLWQLIVDAAATARATCDKTHGGTRPEVTDLLRHGTDRPRSHCTSEGRLSTSTISSSAPSPSSSSASSCSVLSSSHSSSSRSSSCHSSASSVSLSSASARRTACFWTWAAELLCRRQRAEGEGGTRRPDTEQSVRGSYSSSLSVSCPASSSLLPHSPSSVPSLSASSSGSRPCASPLPSALSSCTSPPSSTPSIRGLAMAANACVRLHKLGREHPHVVASLSSCPPPCDAVPADALTANAGGNRPVRLASSAVSLPEEETQEERDARPTKDKAASRQRAVALRASAAPALPSLRDLRECLLTLLLSIQNWEEAAQGMNEQDASLLVHACATADLFFPPLFSALSTRLSPPTRGTPETRHHTPAEKSDTRQELPNGRDRQNGNLVGVPHPADLSSLTLATDAPPSASQGGVPGSPGGPPRSRPVASLPSVSSRPSSPCGEPAAVRSPLSPPAASLSPQFVSPPPSQLLLSLPLPPLLPRSASSSLPLSGAANTARTALPRRSAISQADHPQESSGTADQAPLRATETARELTEHRESDGDFLASFSPQGLSLLLHGFAALRVSLSPALAARLARSVLATLHATSQAEAVESLHRREREKPEDARSSEGGARGRRNAWQGRGAQNAEEKRTGAPVLAGDGTCFHEHRVSNARKRAEESTAADAGESDSGGRRGELQGGRGESEASSGARRPRQDTKDEGKRGGPSGVCTPKQAVRLVYSLCELPDVPRPLAKQAAVLLSQGRLRTNPEAFSIQGRLLALRCFLSFDVREPEGMHNHLAHFLAVATPQGLANVFSAVAKLDVGRTVLHANSPLESLSAASAHPYTGGARGDSRYADVWLAASCSRLLVSQRTEPRHVIACCFAAAASFAGTPHWHAGLLFHAFHIPLAGTPGRGREAYEGESPAESPAVSRKCVSPDRGTPDATWTARLGQHSLFSLLTSHSETPTRSSIRTGTFPSSAIPTSQALAPQLLKADTTHSEAFVSREQSPSTLLGDAECRIRRASSKRAEGEDKQKRGGSGKQGGPPLQERRRDPVFATDRSTPALGLVTPETMDEPATVQSLSACGVTVQTVSQLQAVLLHLAFEFGDSGGLSSLHSRVLRAAISLLDCFLHASLPYAHLREEALHQTKTGSSFLESPGGTTTDLERSWGEHARASLPAHEREICGAQTSSFASCERVKGLCPQPLLQDVFRPPIMESEAKGRQSDLRGNSNGRSGNEGAIPFDPHYEGFANRVKSSRLHCEVLDALRGVVRVRRNSASYGGVLNHSQNLGPCLLVSEALIPPYVVDIAVHPVSRYRGSSEL; this is encoded by the exons ATGGCGTCGATACCCATTCGCCTctggaagggaaaaggccTGTCTTCGGTTCcaccctcttcgtctccggtcATCTGTCTACCCTCGAGATCTCTCCCGCGAGACTGCTCCAGAGCCAGGACGTTTCAGGGCGAAGCCAAGGCCCTGGCAAGCGAGGTGctcttcgctgtccctcCTGTTCCGCGTGACGGCAGGCAGCCGCCAGCGTCGTCTCTTGCTCGGCTGCCGCCTGTGTGCCGGAGCCGAGCTCTTTTTCCCAGTGCCGATGGGAGGGGCAGAGTGGACACAtcggagagagggacagccgcaggcgagagagaagacgggagagggaagggcggGAACGAGACTGGGAAAGGGGAAGGTCAAACCGCGCAAGTTCCGGGACGCCGCTGGGCCACCGTCGGCGACAGGGACAGCCCCAGGTGTGCCGCGAACACCCACTTGAGCTGGCCAACCCGTCTCCCTCATCCGCTGAAAGACAGGGCCCGAAAAATATCCTCAGCCAGGCTGGGCGAAGCCAGACGCGTGCCTCTCGAAAGACGCAGGTActtctccgtcgcgctcCGCCGCTGTCACAgctcgacagagagagacatcgTTTTTTCCATCTTTCCGCGGAAGTCTCCAGAGTCCGccggagacgctggagatGCCTCGGAGcacaaggcagagagggagcgcAGCCTCTGGGAGGGGCGACGAgtgcaagagagaggggtgAAGCAGAAAGCGGGTGGATGGAGAACTCCGGAGAGATGTGGGTCTCTGGGAGAGCGGCGGCGTGGGAGCGGCTCACGTGCGCTAGGGGAGGGACTGAAGAAGCCGACAGACGTTTCAGGTTcaccggagagaggagaaagagaggacaaaggGAGACAAGATGGGATTTTGTGTGATGGAGGGGAAGCGGTGAAGGACGtgaaagacgcagagggagaTGCTGACACACTTGCGTGGACGCAAGAGCAGGATGAAATGAAAAGGCAGCTCGAGAAGCTTCTGTCGACGCCCAAGCACGTGGCGCTGTGGCTGAACGCCTTGGCTGGTCAGCtggagcgcatgcaacggagacagaatcAGCCGCCGAACAGACGGGAGACGCTTGCCGAAGAAAAGACTCAAGGGGGACTCTGGCAACTCATTGTCGACGCAGCGGCAACCGCCAGAGCGACCTGTGACAAAACACACGGGGGTACCAGACCAGAGGTGACTGACCTACTGCGTCACGGGACAGATCGCCCACGCAGTCACTGTACGTCCGAAGGACGTCTATCCACGTCGACgatttcctcttctgcgccgtcgccttcgtcgtcttctgcttcttcctgttctgttctgtcttcttctcactcgtcttcttctcgctcgtcttcttgtcactcgtctgcgtcttcggtCTCGttgtcttccgcttctgctCGTCGCACGGCCTGTTTCTGGACTTGGGCCGCTGAGCTGCTTTGCCGGCGTCAGCGTGCAGAAGGTGAGGGAGGCACCCGCCGGCCAGACACCGAGCAGTCCGTGCGGGGCTCAtattcctcttctctctcagtctcctgccccgcgtcttcttctctcctccctcactctccgtcgtctgttccgtctctttctgcttcctcttctggtTCTCGTCCGtgcgcttctcccctcccttccgcgctttcctcctgcACGTCCCCACCCTCGAGCACCCCTTCGATTCGTGGACTGGCGATGGCGGCCAATGCGTGCGTTCGCTTGCATAAATTGGGGCGGGAACATCCTCATGTCGTTGCATCTCTCTCATCGTGTCCACCTCCATGCGACGCTGTTCCCGCCGATGCACTCACAGCGAACGCCGGAGGGAATCGGCCTGTCCGTCTTGCTTCGTCGGCGGTTTCGCTTcccgaagaggaaacgcaagAGGAACGAGACGCGCGGCCCACCAAAGATAAGGCCGCTTCGCGTCAGCGTGCTGTCGCGCTGCGGGCCTCCGCCGCGCCGGctctgccttcccttcgCGACCTCCGCGAGTGTCTCCTCACGCTTCTTCTGTCGATCCAAAACTGGGAAGAAGCCGCCCAAGGAATGAATGAGCaagacgcgtctctcttggtgcatgcatgcgcaacaGCGgacctcttctttcctccgcttttctcggcACTGTCtacgcgcctctcgccgcctaCGCGCGGAACTCCGGAGACACGGCACCACACTCCAGCGGAAAAGAGCGACACGAGACAAGAGCTACCAAACGGCAGAGACCGGCAGAACGGTAACTTGGTGGGTGTGCCTCATCCCGCCGATCTCTCATCTCTCACTCTGGCGACAGACGCGCCTCCATCTGCATCTCAGGGTGGCGTCCCAGGCTCGCCGGGCGGCCCTCCACGAAGTCGCcctgtcgcgtctcttccaTCTGTGTCTTCGCGCCCATCGTCTCCCTGTGGTGAGCCGGCGGCCGTgcggtcgcctctctccccgccggctgcttccctctctccacagTTTGTCTCCCCGCCTCCATCTCAattgcttctctcgcttccccttcctcccctcttgccgcgttccgcctcttcctctctgcccctCTCTGGTGCTGCCAATACCGCGCGAACTGCTCTTCCGCGCCGCTCCGCAATCTCACAGGCAGACCATCCCCAGGAGTCCTCAGGGACTGCAGATCAAGCACCCCTTCGCGCAACAGAAACAGCGAGGGAGCTCACAGAGCACAGAGAATCCGATGGCGactttctcgcttcgttcTCGCCCCAGGGCCTCAGTCTCCTCCTTCAcggcttcgccgctctccgcgtctctctgtcgcccgcGCTGGCTGcccgtctcgcgcgctctgTCCTCGCCACACTGCATGCAACCAGTCAGGCTGAGGCAGTCGAAAGTCTGCACAGGCGCGAACGTGAGAAgccggaagacgcgagaagctcAGAAGGTGGCGCACGTGGCAGACGAAACGCTTGGCAGGGCCGCGGGGCGCAGAacgccgaagaaaaacggacggGGGCGCCAGTGCTGGCCGGAGACGGGACGTGTTTCCACGAGCACCGCGTGAgcaacgcgagaaagagagcggaagagagcacAGCTGCCGACGCAGGAGAGTCGGACAGTGGAGGCCGGCGAGGGGAGTTGCAAGGAGGTCGCGGCGAGTCCGAGGCGTCGagcggggcgagaaggccacGGCAGGACACGAAggacgaagggaagagaggcgggccatcaggtgtatgtacacccaaACAGGCAGTCCGGCTGGTGTATTCCCTTTGCGAGCTTCCGGATGTGCCTCGACCTCTTGCAAAACAGGCGgccgtgcttctctcccAAGGGAGGCTGAGAACAAACCCAGAGGCCTTCTCCATTCAAGGCAGATTGCTGGCACTTCGATGTTTCCTTAGTTTCGACGTCCGCGAACCAGAAGGCATGCAT AACCACCTTGCGCACTTCCTGGCTGTCGCTACGCCGCAGGGTCTCGCCAACGTCTTCTCAGCAGTCGCCAAGCTGGACGTCGGCAGAACTGTTCTTCATGCAAACAGCCCTCTGgagtcgctctctgccgccagcGCTCATCCGTATACTGGGGGAGCTCGCGGCGATTCGCGCTACGCGGACGTCTGGCTTGCAGCAAGttgctctcgtctccttgtATCTCAA CGAACGGAGCCTCGCCACGTGATTGCTTGCTGTTTcgcggcggctgcctcgTTCGCCGGAACTCCACACTGGCATGCTGGGTTGCTCTTCCACGCTTTCCACATTCCCCTCGCCGGTACACCGGGGAGAGGGCGTGAAGCCTACGAAGGAGAATCGCCGGCGGAGTCTCCTGCTGTGTCCCGAAAATGTGTTTCACCCGACCGCGGAACTCCAGACGCCACATGGACAGCAAGACTCGGCCAACATTCACTGTTCAGCCTTCTCACTTCTCACTCCGAAACGCCCACCCGTAGCTCCATTCGAACGGGCACTTTCCCTTCGTCTGCGATTCCTACCAGCCAGGCACTGGCGCCACAACTTTTGAAGGCTGACACCACGCATTCAGAGGCTTTCGTGTCCCGTGAACAGAGCCCATCCACACTTCTGGGCGATGCGGAATGTCGGATTAGGCGTGCCTCCAGCAAGAgagcggagggagaagataagcagaaacgcggaggAAGTGGGAAACAGGGTGGTCCGCCATTGCAGGAGCGCCGCCGAGACCCTGTGTTTGCTACCGACAGATCGACGCCTGCTTTAGGGTTAGTGACGCCAGAGACGATGGATGAACCGGCGACGGTACAGTCACTGAGTGCGTGCGGTGTGACTGTACAAACTGTGTCACAGCTTCAGGCTGTACTTCTCCACCTGGCCTTCGAGTTCGGCGATTCAGGAGGactctcgtctctccactcACGCGTCCTGCGCGCGGCTATTTCCCTCCTGGATTGTTTTCTCCACGCTTCCCTCCCTTACGCTCACCTCAGGGAAGAGGCATTGCATCAAACGAAGACAGGCAGTTCCTTTCTGGAGAGTCCCGGCGGCACAACCACAGACCTAGAGCGATCTTGGGGAGAACATGCGAGGGCTTCCTTGCCTGCTCACGAGAGGGAAATCTGTGGAGCGCAGACTTCTTCGTTTGCTTCGTGCGAGAGAGTCAAGGGTTTGTGTCCGCAGCCACTCTTGCAGGACGTCTTTCGCCCCCCCATAATGGAATCTGAAGCCAAGGGACGGCAGTCGGATTTGAGAGGAAACTCCAACGGCCGCAGCGGGAACGAGGGTGCGATTCCCTTCGATCCTCATTATGAGGGTTTTGCCAATCGGGTCAAGTCATCTCGATTACACTGCGAGGTACTAGACGCGTTGCGTGGCGTTGTAAGGGTGCGGCGAAACTCTGCAAGCTACGGAGGCGTGCTGAACCACTCGCAGAATCTTGGTCCGTGTCTGCTTGTGTCCGAGGCACTGATCCCGCCCTATGTAGTAGACATAGCGGTCCACCCTGTGAGCCGTTACCGTGGCAGCTCTGAGCTGTGA
- a CDS encoding PP-loop domain protein, related, giving the protein MESLLPRSPLSSSFPSCPSSTSPSFSSSCSSSSTPPSFSSSCPSSSTPPSFSSSCPSFSTLPSSTPSSTSCSSSFSSSSSPFSVSSSSLPEAPPVRFPPSRCQFCGSPRVSLVRVASRLRSCRACFIRAFEDDVWAFIRRFSLFHSGQKVAVCVSGGKDSAVLLHVLHTLNVREHLGLSLHLLAVDEGIKGYRDQALAAVKRNSHVYNLPLHIVSYDNLYQGWTMDRIAQQALENGKQPPVASANPSCSAASRSSSPSISRACGCRGNRESAAAASGGAVGPCVDAEEKGQHCGGSKEREEKSGKKDGRSGDFTHSCTFCGIFRRQAFERGAQDIGADVLCTGHNADDGAETFLMNILRGDVQRLPVSGAPLTGSREGPSVMRVKPLLASFQREVVLYAHFNRLDYFATECTYSGAAYRGLVRNFFSSLQDNQQQQRILDLLHAARNLWTPPLACTEENAKGSLGSDRQRGEPGKAEATLTALRGEEGESAEEERDGAVVLRPGETIENPSELNTSEGARQPAVSLGSSYRRETAMSCESPLGEPRLSPNASASSSCLPHSSHGRPVEAASEAETGGSRRRGADDARGDHGGEESVDAKKKSDVLPGRNGELRPCVLCGFLTKKDLCRACALVQALNENKLDFVGMNARKGNKLMRGDGHKKHEKENASRCSEGPRRNETAISKRQDASPMNLARSPGLRGSLAW; this is encoded by the coding sequence ATggagtctctgcttcctcgctctcctctctcttcctccttcccgtCTTGCCCTTCCTCtacctctccttctttctcttcgtcttgttcttcttcctctacccctccttctttctcttcgtcttgtccttcttcctctacccctccttctttctcttcgtcttgtcCTTCTTTTTCTACCCTTCCTTCGTCTACtccttcttccacttcttgttcgtcttccttttcttcctcttcttcccctttctctgtttcctcgtcttcgctccctgaggcgccgcctgtgcgtttcccgccttctcgttgTCAGTTCTGCGGGTCTCCGAGAGTCAGTTTGGTTCGCGTGGCTTCTCGGCTGCGGAGTTGCCGAGCCTGTTTCATTCGCGCGTTCGAGGACGACGTCTGGGCTTTCATCCGGcggttctccctcttccacTCGGGACAAAAAGTTGCGGTCTGTGTGTCGGGCGGGAAGGATTCCGCCGTGCTTCTCCACGTGCTCCACACGCTAAATGTGAGGGAACATctgggcctctctctccatctcctcgctgtcgatGAGGGCATAAAGGGCTACAGAGACCAGGCGCTCGCCGCGGTGAAACGAAACAGCCACGTCTACAACTTACCCCTCCACATCGTCTCCTACGACAACCTCTACCAGGGATGGACAATGGACCGAATTGCTCAGCAGGCACTAGAGAATGGAAAGCAACCGCCTGTGGCTAGTGCGAATCCTTCGTGCTCCGCCGCgtcgcgctcctcttctccgtctaTAAGCCGGGCGTGCGGCTGCAGGGGCAATCGCGAgtcggcggctgcggcgtcaGGAGGCGCGGTGGGCCCATGTGTGGAtgcggaggaaaagggacagcATTGCGGGGGGTCcaaggagcgagaagaaaaaagcgggaagaaagacgggcGAAGCGGCGACTTCACACACAGTTGTACATTTTGTGGAATCTTCCGGCGTCAGGCATTTGAGCGTGGCGCGCAGGACATCGGAGCTGACGTGCTCTGCACTGGTCACAATGCAGACGACGGAGCAGAGACGTTTTTGATGAACATTTTGCGAGGCGACGTGCAacgcctgcctgtctctgggGCACCCCTCACAGGCTCGCGCGAAGGGCCGAGTGTGATGCGCGTGAAGCCGTTGCTGGCTTCTTTCCAGCGAGAAGTTGTGCTGTATGCCCACTTCAACCGACTCGACTACTTCGCCAccgagtgtacgtacagcggAGCCGCCTACAGAGGCCTTGTCCGCaactttttctcttcgctccagGACAATCAGCAGCAACAGCGAATTCTCGACCTCCTCCACGCGGCGCGGAATCTGTGGACGCCTCCCCTCGCTtgcacagaggaaaacgcaaagGGCAGTCTCGGCTCCGACAGACAGCGTGGCGAAccaggaaaagcggaggcgaCCCTGACAGCTCtcagaggcgaagagggagaaagcgcagaagaggaaagagatggCGCAGTCGTCTTGCGTCCAGGAGAAACAATTGAGAACCCATCTGAGCTAAACACGTCAGAGGGGGCACGTCAACCTGCCGTCTCCCTTGGCTCGTCTTATAGACGGGAAACCGCGATGTCCTGCGAGTCTCCACTCGGCGAGCCTCGGCTATCACCAAacgcctctgcttcttcatcTTGTCTTCCTCATTCTTCCCATGGGAGGCCTGTGGAGGCCGCATCTGAGGCTGAAACCGGTGGTtcacgaagacgaggcgccgaCGATGCGCGAGGGGACcacggaggcgaggaaagtgtcgacgcgaagaaaaagagcgacgTCTTGCCCGGGAGGAACGGGGAGTTGCGCCCCTGCGTCCTCTGTGGGTTTCTGACAAAAAAGGATTTGTgtcgtgcatgcgctcttgTTCAGGCCCTCAATGAAAACAAACTGGATTTTGTGGGCATGAAtgcaaggaaaggaaacaaactaatgagaggcgacggccataaaaaacacgagaaagagaacgcgagtcGCTGCTCAGAGGggccgcgaagaaacgaaaccgCAATCTCcaagagacaagacgcgaGTCCGATGAACCTTGCAAGAAGTCCAGGGTTGCGAGGATCCTTGGCATGGTGA
- a CDS encoding Large protein with signal peptide. cysteine-rich,threonine-rich, possible mucin, related → MSIEKKQTRSRFFVSICFDQGTKPSGAFPLFGELLAERKCGQRPRCVSSNYVFLLCLLLTFCPLQLFPVSGTRSDPPRNTEGHVRGTPSAVVSSACNTHSEDTTPTETSSHPSSQTQGAATDALRVLPARTLAAISLPLSQTKNEGVRVLSGLPLGSPVPLEAPSNRVVPFPCIGGSDLRSLSPEQRPAELLAASENSTSVPQRADAKTRTSVFSPGRSRTSATRRTGRADDSENISILGRVGQNAEINGEYALEDGQRNRGEKASERPVYRKKQMPISPQIASAASQAGERAGATASSPLYLFHVESSESATPAFWAVGEVPGVNERIRAFVLSDADTPDKAEGEWMVFEKSVALSAPRPEEPPAITTSFHADPYVVAVRVSCHNGARDGGETGLDCGGETCESCDQFRSCRLPGVLPAGGYALGDCPRNGRLAHGEACTYKCPLGWREKGALGRICYDGTVLEIRRGAGCERAFDLPENATQNCQFLLLEGAPELQQKCNGLFISHIVTGMSGQQAVFWQKDVRGDLVQLYWDDGYWICGSFEKDEEYGYLPDMTPERLIQARSIHLLSSEAVWSNAAGPQASTAPASLHCVDPLQPLQHTQEGGRCPTFFFSGWSSPGLDGYWHELFPPSADGRPRFINEELLLIHWTPLGYWVVGVPDDDTIAIALSFSPSKFPAPNGWRIWNAKTGLWEEEESVRARCVPTDDRESGDTDPRRGGNSPRQNYTSTRNSHYGFPAPLLDISPSPGLHSPFPHGGHGTSQTRSGLLEGLISPEEGDLRLREEGRTLQALHLPKRRACPHLRLEGGVGLGARCNGVWSRRVYSRGRSNGRAASRGSYDVGSPADGGNPESEDADEYYLFKLSIDSRVMYLYKSDDQWRCTADGNTMLGFSNKNVTLHSSLQEKENPGNARTNFDELHSGEAHSEEGNWLEGLRYVSGPWKLSCLDEDGKT, encoded by the exons ATGTCAatcgaaaaaaaacaaacaagGAGCCGTTTCTTTGTGTCTATATGCTTCGACCAGGGGACGAAGCCCTCGGGGGCCTTCCCGCTTTTTGGAGAATTGCTGGCAGAAAGAAAATGTGGGCAAAGGCCACGGTGTGTGTCTTCGAATTATGTTTTTCTGCTTTGCCTGCTTCTAACTTTTTGCCCGCTTCAGTTGTTCCCCGTTTCCGGTACTCGAAGTGATCCCCCTCGCAATACGGAAGGCCATGTACGCGGTACCCCTTCTGCTgttgtttcttctgcttgcAACACGCATTCAGAGGATACCACACCGACGGAGACATCTTCTCATCCCTCTTCTCAAACACAAGGGGCAGCAACTGATGCGCTTCGCGTCCTTCCTGCTCGAACCCTCGCAGCAatctctttgcctctctctcagaCAAAAAATGAGGGAGTTCGTGTACTCTCGGGGTTGCCTCTCGGCAGTCCAGTCCCTCTCGAAGCTCCAAGCAACCGCGTCGTTCCTTTCCCTTGCATTGGTGGCTCCGATCTGCGGTCTCTCAGCCCGGAGCAACGTCCTGCTGAGTTGCTtgcggcgagcgagaacTCCACTTCCGTGCCACAACGAGCGGATGCAAAGACACGCACTTCCGTCTTTTCACCGGGACGCAGTCGGACCTCCGCCACGAGACGCACCGGGAGGGCGGACGACTCGGAAAACATCTCGATACTTGGGCGCGTCGGCCAAAACGCGGAGATAAACGGCGAGTACGCGCTCGAAGACGGCCAAAGGAACCGGGGCGAAAAAGCAAGCGAACGGCCGGTCTACCGAAAGAAGCAGATGCCCATTTCCCCTCAGATAgcctctgctgcctctcaGGCAGGCGAACGCGCGGGAGCGaccgcgtcgtcgcctttgTATTTGTTTCACGTCGAGTCGTCCGAGTCCGCGACTCCCGCATTCTGGGCAGTGGGGGAGGTCCCTGGCGTCAACGAACGAATCCGAGCCTTCGTTTTGAGTGATGCAGATACACCCGACAAAGCCGAGGGCGAGTGGATGGTCTTTGAGAAGTCCGTCGCGCTGTCTGCCCCTCGTCCCGAGGAGCCGCCAGCTATCACCACGTCCTTCCATGCGGATCCGTACGTCGTCGCAGTTCGTGTTTCGTGCCACAACGGCGCACGAGATGGCGGCGAAACCGGACTGGACTGTGGAGGTGAAACGTGCGAGTCCTGCGACCAGTTCAGAAGCTGTCGACTCCCTGGCGTCCTCCCTGCAGGGGGCTACGCACTCGGAGACTGCCCCAGAAACGGCAGACTTGCTCACGGAGAGGCCTGTACGTACAAATGCCCGCTGGgatggcgagagaagggcgcGTTAGGGCGCATTTGCTACGACGGAACCGTGTTAGAGATCCGCCGGGGCGCGGGCTGCGAGCGGGCATTCGATTTgccggaaaacgcgacacagaACTGCcagttcctcctcctcgAAGGCGCGCCAGAACTTCAGCAAAAGTGCAACGGACTCTTCATCAGCCACATTGTCACCGGCATGAGTGGCCAGCAGGCGGTGTTCTGGCAGAAAGATGTCCGCGGGGACCTCGTCCAGCTCTACTGGGACGACGGATACTGGATATGCGGGTCATttgaaaaagacgaagaataCGGATATCTGCCAGATATGACGCCCGAAAGGCTTATTCAAG CTCGTTCCATTCATCTCCTCTCGTCCGAAGCCGTCTGGTCGAATGCAGCAGGTCCGCAAGCGTCGACCGCACCTGCTTCGCTTCACTGTGTAGATCCCCTCCAGCCCCTCCAGCATACTCAAGAAGGCGGCCGATGCCccaccttcttcttctctggttgGTCGAGTCCAGGATTAGATGGCTACTGGCACGAgctctttcccccttctgCAGACGGCAGGCCTCGGTTTATAAACGAAGAACTGCTTTTGATCCATTGGACGCCTCTCGGATACTGGGTTGTCGGCGTGCCGGACGACGATACCATAGCCATCGCGCTGTCCTTCTCCCCGAGCAAATTTCCCGCTCCCAATGGATGGAGGATTTGGAACGCCAAGACAGGTCtctgggaagaagaagaaagtgtgCGCGCCCGCTGTGTCCCGACGGATGACCGtgagagcggagacactgATCCTCGAAGGGGTGGAAACAGCCCGCGTCAAAATTACACAAGTACTCGAAATAGCCACTATGGGTTTCCTGCGCCACTCCTCGATATCTCACCTTCTCCCGGTCTCcattcgccttttccccatGGTGGCCACGGAACCAGTCAAACCCGCAGTGGGCTCCTAGAAGGCTTGATCTCtccagaagaaggcgaccTTCGGctccgagaagaaggacgtaCACTGCAGGCGCTTCATCTTCCCAAGAGGCGCGCATGCCCTCACCTTCGTCTCGAGGGAGGCGTCGGTTTGGGCGCACGCTGCAACGGCGTGTGGTCACGGCGTGTTTACTCCCGGGGGAGAAGCAACGGAAGAGCTGCGAGTCGCGGGTCTTACGATGTCGGCAGTCCGGCTGACGGCGGAAACCCCGAGAGTGAGGACGCAGACGAGTATTACCTTTTCAAACTATCCATAGACAGCCGCGTTATGTATCTGTACAAGTCCGACGACCAGTGGCGATGCACGGCAGACGGGAACACCATGTTAGGTTTCTCTAACAAAAATGTGACTCTCCACAGCTCGTtgcaagagaaggagaatCCCGGAAACGCGCGGACAAACTTCGATGAACTGCAttctggagaggcgcacagtgaagaaggaaactggCTAGAAGGGCTGCGCTATGTGTCTGGACCGTGGAAACTCTCTTGTCTCGACGAAGATGGTAAAACATAA